In Fusarium fujikuroi IMI 58289 draft genome, chromosome FFUJ_chr08, one genomic interval encodes:
- a CDS encoding related to a retinal short-chain dehydrogenase/reductase: MITNFFRFLLGVISTISICFIINKILNRIILYTSSTAQPWDWSKEIVLITGGSGGIGSEMVNKFSRRNITVISFDIHPPKSTLSTNAHFYKVDVTSPHGIHEAMEQVRREIGDPTVLINNAGIALGKDILACAADQIKQMVEVNLLAHFWLVQELLPSMIKQKHGHVVTIASVASFITIASNIDYSCTKAGLVAFHEGLTQDLKHRYNARDVLTSIVFPYWVRTPLIQNLTTHSTFQDPLQEPKEAAEAIVDHVLKGHRGDLFLPGYAGLLCGIRGFPAWMQETIRDSKASVLRETSF, from the exons ATGATCACAAATTTCTTCAGGTTCCTTCTTGGAGTCATTAGCACTATTAGCAtttgcttcatcatcaacaaaatTCTCAATCGAATCATACTCTACACATCATCCACCGCACAACCTTGGGACTGGAGCAAGGAAATCGTGCTCATCACAGGTGGTAGTGGCGGCATCGGCTCTGAAATGGTCAACAAATTCTCCCGCAGAAATATCACAGTTATATCCTTTGACATACACCCACCAAAAAGCACTCTCTCAACAAATGCACATTTTTACAAAGTTGATGTCACTTCGCCACATGGCATACATGAAGCCATGGAACAAGTCCGTCGGGAAATCGGAGATCCAACGGTTCTCATCAATAATGCTGGCATCGCTTTGGGGAAAGACATTCTTGCTTGCGCTgcagatcagatcaagcAGATGGTCGAGGTCAATCTGCTGGCGCACTTTTGGCTTGTGCAAGAATTGCTTCCATCCATGATCAAGCAGAAGCACGGCCATGTCGTGACAATTGCTAGCGTGGCTAGCTTTATTACCATCGCAAGCAATATCGACTATAGCTGTACGAAAGCCGGGTTAGTAGCCTTCCATGAAGGCCTGACGCAAGATCTGAAGCATAGATACAACGCGAGAGATGTGCTTACAAG CATTGTTTTCCCTTACTGGGTTCGCACGCCACTGATACAGAACCTCACTACACATTCGACTTTCCAGGATCCACTCCAGGAGCCGAAAGAGGCAGCTGAAGCGATTGTAGATCATGTCTTGAAGGGCCACCGTGGAGACCTCTTTTTGCCAGGTTATGCAGGGCTTTTATGTGGGATTCGCGGGTTTCCTGCTTGGATGCAGGAGACGATTCGAGACAGCAAGGCCAGCGTTTTGCGGGAAACTAGTTTTTAA
- a CDS encoding related to purine utilization positive regulator: MASSSAYVCETYNDIDNKRVCSAIRLPSIPFTDIKTEIPACQPCQNSGSICDYTDGRSGDVHPRSYIHDLEAQLMQLESQLREVDEAATTEVSPPTSTLRSDDEPAQDLIRVGDEGHAHFIGASSGMYLVRSVLESAQQNYPNFESPSETTEARTGPKEPASSSTRIALPSRETANSLIDTFFSQYQVQYPILDQQEFNKAVTEFYSRQNDRDGQNRPASGEVWTQFMLNMVLAISLMFMSNDHNETTTLSKSFTANAMEDISLIMQTKNVKSVQCLLLLLLLSILDSSSAPVWYISGLCMRMCIDLGYHSEATIAISSTGHNTEVERVSEADTKRRLFWVTYSFDRTLNILLGRPFTFDDFTVDIHLPRHSLVPNKRPQILHWLELQQLESEIVHKLHAVRRDDTAHVGEDTDLTEWTKEMAQRLKGWNSVALTLTDSDGHNVNWWGYWYRTALLILYRPSPLRPNLSTSDTLSCYEAAKDLIQLSYLRISEGLMEFTWIDLHFQFMSGVTLVFIVWKNTQARIKAKDDWVSFKSCLFQWKSILERLGMRWERIARAREALSKLADATIDLVEKDMMRSAGGGQRLPIHHNSEESRRDRRRSIIQQLRRQDSDGVSQRNLVVGSDANMQDSSPREVNLERGNRGMDQIYGPPVDAGTQHRSAAHTAEYRAQATGENWTTLDTSTNTQRGLFGDTQSHNTISSMIPEDTWPLFDLSDVAVAPDELNFWTYLSAPMLGVEDIQTSQFNATGRPDDAFTNSILNFHGDFSNITPEMPVEYPEDADYGYNAGQ; the protein is encoded by the exons atggcttcttcatctgcatACGTTTGTGAGACTTACAATGATATAGACAATAAACGCGT CTGCTCTGCGATTCGTCTTCCCTCGATCCCTTTCACTGATATCAAAACAGAGATTCCTGCCTGTCAGCCATGTCAAAATTCAGGCTCGATATGTGATTACACGGATGGTCGCTCGGGCGACGTCCATCCTCGAAGTTACATCCATGATCTGGAAGCACAACTGATGCAACTGGAGTCTCAGCTTCGAGAGGTTGACGAAGCGGCGACAACGGAGGTGTCGCCGCCTACTTCGACATTGCGCTCAGATGATGAGCCTGCTCAAGACTTGATTCGCGTCGGAGATGAGGGGCATGCGCATTTCATCGGAGCTTCAAGCG GAATGTACTTGGTCCGATCAGTCCTTGAGTCGGCTCAGCAGAACTACCCAAACTTCGAATCGCCATCTGAAACAACGGAAGCTCGAACCGGGCCAAAGGAACCAGCTAGTAGCAGTACTAGAATCGCCTTGCCGTCACGGGAGACGGCCAATAGTCTTATCGACACGTTCTTCAGCCAATATCAGGTTCAATATCCCATTCTCGATCAGCAAGAATTTAACAAGGCCGTGACGGAATTCTACAGTCGCCAGAACGATAGGGATGGCCAAAATCGACCAGCATCTGGCGAGGTGTGGACTCAATTCATGCTTAATATGGTGCTTGCCATCTCACTTATGTTCATGTCCAACGATCATAATGAGACCACGACCTTATCCAAAAGCTTCACTGCCAATGCTATGGAGGACATCAGTCTGATTATGCAAACAAAGAATGTCAAGTCGGTTCAATGCCTTCTCCTATTATTGCTTCTCTCGATCCTCGACTCATCGTCTGCACCGGTGTGGTACATCTCCGGACTTTGCATGCGCATGTGCATTGATCTCGGATACCACTCAGAAGCGACAATAGCTATTTCTTCGACCGGCCATAACACAGAGGTTGAGAGGGTAAGTGAAGCAGATACAAAGCGAAGGCTATTCTGGGTGACATACAGTTTTGATCGGACactcaatatccttcttggTCGGCCCTTCACCTTTGACGACTTTACCGTCGACATTCATTTGCCGAGACATTCGTTAGTACCAAATAAGCGGCCGCAGATACTACACTGGCTTGAACTTCAACAACTCGAAAGCGAGATCGTACATAAGCTTCATGCAGTACGGCGTGACGACACGGCTCATGTCGGAGAGGACACTGACCTTACTGAGTGGACTAAGGAGATGGCCCAGCGGTTGAAAGGCTGGAACTCAGTAGCCCTGACTCTCACTGACTCCGATGGTCACAACGTGAACTGGTGGGGCTACTGGTATCGTACGGCGCTGCTCATCCTCTACAGACCATCTCCGCTTCGTCCAAACCTCAGTACGTCTGACACGTTGTCATGCTACGAAGCTGCAAAGGACCTTATTCAGCTCTCATACCTTCGTATCAGCGAGGGTCTGATGGAATTCACCTGGATAGACCTACATTTTCAATTCATGAGCGGAGTCACTCTCGTATTTATCGTCTGGAAGAATACTCAGGCGAGAATCAAGGCAAAGGATGACTGGGTCTCGTTCAAGAGCTGTTTGTTTCAATGGAAGAGTATACTGGAGAGACTGGGAATGCGATGGGAAAGAATTGCTCGAGCGCGTGAAGCACTATCCAAATTGGCTGATGCTACTATCGACCTTGTCGAGAAGGATATGATGCGATCAGCAGGAGGAGGCCAACGGCTACCAATACACCACAACTCAGAAGAGTCTCGGCGAGATCGAAGGCGTTCTATCATACAGCAGCTCCGGAGACAGGATTCTGATGGCGTATCGCAGCGAAACTTGGTCGTTGGAAGCGATGCAAACATGCAAGATTCTAGTCCTCGAGAGGTAAATCTAGAACGCGGAAACAGAGGGATGGATCAGATTTATGGACCTCCCGTAGACGCCGGGACTCAACATCGATCAGCAGCTCATACAGCTGAATATAGGGCGCAAGCCACGGGTGAAAATTGGACCACTCTCGATACATCAACAAACACTCAACGAGGGCTCTTTGGCGATACCCAGAGCCACAACACTATATCATCAATGATACCAGAAGATACGTGGCCTCTCTTCGATCTCTCAGATGTAGCAGTCGCACCCGATGAGCTCAACTTCTGGACATACTTATCAGCCCCAATGCTCGGCGTGGAGGATATCCAAACGTCCCAATTCAACGCTACGGGGAGGCCAGATGATGCTTTCACGAATAGCATTCTGAACTTTCATGGAGACTTTAGTAATATCACGCCTGAGATGCCAGTTGAGTACCCAGAGGATGCAGACTATGGGTACAACGCTGGGCAGTAA